The Metallibacterium scheffleri DNA window CATACGCGGCCTGATCGATCGCGTGGCGCGGTGCACCGATGAAGTTGCTGCAGCGGTTGCCTTTTGCTGCGTCCTGATTCTCGTTTTCCCTTGCTCCAGGTGCACGTTCCCTGTGCCCTGACCGCCCGAGTTCGACACATTTTTGCGCAACTGATTGATTCGCCTATGTTGCGATGGTGGAAATTGGCACTACAGGGCGATGTCGAAGGGTTCTTTGGTCGGGGTGTCGAGTTGAAGTTGGTCGAACAGAGCGAGCTGCTCGGGGCTGAGGTCGGTCAGGCCGCTGGCGGTGCCCTGACCGGCGATACGCACCTGGTGAAGCTGGATGTGGCGTGCGATTTCCAGGGCGCGCTCCGGCGAGTAGGCGCTGCCGGAGGCCTTGAGTTGCATGCGCAGCAAACGGTACAGCACCCCCGAGTTCGACACATTTTTGCGCAAGTCATTGATACGCCAAGGTTCATGCGATCGAAATTGGCACTACAAGGCGATATCGAAGGGCTCTTGGCTGGGGATGCCGAGTTGAAGTTGGTCGAACAGAGCGAGCTGCTCGGGGCTGAGGTCGGTCAGGCCGCTGGCGGTGCCCTGACCGGCGATACGCACCTGGTGAAGCTGGATGTGGCGTGCGATTTCCAGGGCGCGCTCCGGCGAGTAGGCGCTGCCCGAGGCCTTGAGTTGCATGCGCAGCAAACGGTACAGCACCAGGGCCAGAAAGCAGATCAGGGCGTGGGCGCGGATACGTTCGGGCAGGCGGTGGAACACCGGGGCGATCTCGATCTCGGACTTGAGTACGCGGAAGCCGCGCTCGATGTCGGCCAGGCTCTTGTAGCGCGCGATCACTTCGGCAGGATCGAGGTCGCTGGTGTTGGTCACCAGCAGCAGCTTGCCGTCGTTGAGTTCGGCCCGCTTGAGCGCGGCCTCGTCCTCGGTGTAGGCGAACCGGTCGGACTGCAGGTCGACCTTGATGATCGATCCCAGATGGGCGTCGCTGACGGCGCGAAACAGCCATGCCTTGGCGCCCGAGTCGCTCAGGCGCCGACCCTTGAAAGCGGCGCCGGCGTCCTGGGCATCGAGCTTGCCGGCGCGTCGCTCGGCTTGCTGCGTCAGCATCTCGATGGTCTGGCGCCGCGCGGCGCTCTGCTGTGCAGCCGCCTGAGGGTCGTGCGCCCAGATCAGGCGCAGGCCCTGCCAGGCGGTCTCGCCGATGACCTCAGCCTTGGCCTGCACGCCGTGCTCGGCCTGCACGGCGCCGAGGATCTCGTTGAACTCCCCATAGCGGCGCCCGGGCACGGCCAGGATGAACTCCAGGGGTTGTGCCGTCTTGCCGATGCGTACCGTCTGCAGCCACTCCAGGTTGTCCAGGCTGAGCAGCCCGCGGTCGGCCACCAGCACGACGCGCTTGACCGGGTACAAGGCCAGGATCTCGTCAACCACCGCATGCAGTGTCGGCGCCTCGGCCGTGTTGCCCTCCCAGACGCGGTGCGCGATGGGCAGGCCTTCCGCAGTCTGCACGACCCCGAGCATGACCTGGCGGCGGATGCCGCCGTCCTTGGACAGGCCGAACTGGCGGATCTCGCCGGGCATCTCGCTGTGCCCCTCGATGCCGATCGTGGTCATGTCGTAGAACACGATCGACAGATCCTGGTCGACCAGCGGCCGCAACAACGCCGCCAGGGTGCGCTGCATCGCCTCACTGCGCTCGGCCAGGGTGTCCATGGTGCGCAGCAGGCGCTGGTGCGTAACCGAGGCGCTGTCGACTTCGGGCACGCGCGTGCCTTCGAGCCAGCGCAGCACGCCGAGCTTGGACGTCGCATCGCTCAGGCGATTGAACACCATCACCCGCAGCAATCGCTCGGCGTCGAAGGCGCCGTGGGCATTGCGCAGGACACGGCGGAACGCCGCGTCCCAGCCCAGCTTGTGCCACAGCGCGTGCAGCATCCAGGTGTCGCCCACCGCCAGCGCCGGAGCAAAGCGCACCGAGGGCGCCTGCGGCTCCTCGCCGTCGATGACGCGGTGCAGACCGCGGATCAGGGCGTCGGCCGCGCCGGTGCGGACCTGCTCCAGGCGACCCAGCGTGGCGACGACGCGCTGGCGGGAGACGCCATGGTCATCGCGGTACGCCTCCACGAGCTTGACGTAGTTGCGCGATCCGGAACGCGTGAGCTTGACGAACATGTCGCCACTCTACCGCATAAAAGAAGCCTACTGAGCCTACTCTGCGAAATGACGTGTCACTACAGCATGGCCGCTTCAGACGAGCCCAAACCCTTGTCGCCACACACCTTCAGAGCAAAATCTCCGCTCGTAGACGTCGAACTTGGGGGTACTGGCTGGTGGATGGCTTGGCCGACCACGGCTATCCGATGAAACTGGTCAACACAGCCGCGGTGCCCCAGTACGACGGGCTGAAGTACGGCGGGGACGAGAGCGATGCACATCACCTGGCACACCTGATGCGGTTGGGCATCCTGCCCGAGGGCTACATCTACCTGCGGGAAGGGCGGGGGGTGCGTGACCTGCTACGACAGCGCTTCATCTTCGTACGCCAGAGCGTCAGCGCCATGCAACGGGTGCAAGGAGCGTGGGCGCGCTACACCGGGCAGTGTCTGTCTGCGAACGCGTTCCGCCAGCTCACCGACCACGCCATTCGGCAGGCGTTTCCGGACCCTTGCGTGCGCATGGCCGTGTGCGCCCAGTAGCGTGTCTGGCAGGGCCTGGAAGAGCAGGTTCAGCAGGTGGAAAAGCAAGTGCTGGCCGTTCGATACCAACCGCGCAGACACGCAGCACTCACTACAAACTGTCGACCAGCAACCGCCCGAAAGCTCAAGGCAAGAGCATCGTGCGGGTAGGCTTGACGGAAAGTCTCTTACGGTTCCCCAAGGCAGACTTCGACCGCTACTTCGTTGCGTTCGCCAAGTTGGGGCCGCTGGTGCACTACGATGGCGCCAAGGGGCAATCGAAGATCGCGGTGCTGGCCGGGAAGGGCAAGATCGTCACCGCGAACTATGTGGCCCATGCGGAGTTTGCACATGGCACGGCCGAGATCGATCTGGGCCTGATCCGGGAGCAGGGGCACTGGAAGATCAATGCCTTCCACGTCAACTCGCCGTTGATATTCTAGGGATACTTGAGGGCCGCCCTTGTGGGAGCGGCCCCATCCTCCTCTCTGCTCCGCCTCACCGCCATGATCTCGGTGAAGTCGCTGACGTTGGTCAGCGCTCAGTACCGCACAGCCACCAGTGCAACCTTTCAGAAATCAGTCGCGCCCCCAGTCCAAGACACGATCGCGGAGCGCCGCAGCGTCTCCGGGAATCAACCGAACGGTCGTTTGGAACCGATCGACGCGCTTGCTCGCGCGAATGGCCGCTACATCTATGCGCACGACACCGCTGCCCCAGTTACCGCTGAATGCGCGGGCACCTTGAATGGACGATGGCAACGATGAGAGCTGACTGATCATGGTTTGATCCGATCCCGAATGGACCGCGCCGCGCACCAGCGCCGGCGCGAATCGGGGATTGGGAGATGGGCGCCCGGACCACAGGGTCAACGAGGGTTCGATTCGCCGGAACAGCGCACCACTGATGTCCGGAATGCCGCGCAGACCGCCGAGGGTGACAAAGGGCCCATGGCCCCGGGAATCGCTCGCTGGCGCCAGCATGCCAATCTGAAGCGGTACGTGACGCCAGCGAATGATGGCCCGCGCGAGCACGTCGGCGTTCGTCGGCGGGGCGCCTGCAGCCTGGAATAAGCCACGCAAGGTATCTTGCGACGCACTGTTGAGATCCACCAGACCGCTGACATCGGTGCAGCGGAGGTGCAGCACGAAGCCGCCGAAGGCCACGACGTAGCGCCGGCCATCCGGGATCCAGCGGGCTGCCGTATTGGGCGTTTGCAGCGCCGCCACTGCAATCATGGCGCCTGCTTCGGCAGCGGCGTGCGCCTGAGTCCGCGCCAGGGTTGTCTCCGCAGCCAGCGCCGCACTGCGCGCCTGCAGACCGTAAGCGCCCAACAGGAGCGCCAGGATGGCCATCGCCCAGAGCACCAGCAGGAGCGCGAAGCCGCGGTGTCTCATGACGCGTTCTTGCGGGCATAGAGCCCGTTGGCAAACTGCGTGGCTTCCGGATCGAGGTGCAGTGCGATGACTTCCGTGGGCCATAGCGGGTTGTGGATCGCGATCCGGACGCGCTGCGGCAAACGCCAGGGCCAAGGCCAGTGCGTCAGCCAGCCGGTCGGATGCCCCTGCGGATTCAACCCCTGGTAGGCCAATGCGCCGGTTGCAAGGGGCAGCAGCACCTGCGGGGTTCCCGTCGGTGTCGGCGGATGCCCGATCCGGAGTGCCGCGAAGCCGATGACCAGGCGACCGGATTCAGTGGACGCCGCTGCCCGATTGAGAAACGACACTTGGATGCGCTGCGGGCCGGCGACGCCCAGCGCCGCCGGCAACGTGCCTGCGAACGCCATGCCCTGCGGTCCACCGAAGAACGTCAGGGGGCGCCCTTGCGGTCCGACCGTCCAGGTCAACGGCAACGCCCGCCCGATCTCCTCACGCAACACGGCCTGCACGGCATCGACCTGCAATCGGGCATCGACCTGCTTGCCGCCGCTGCGCACCGCGCGGGTGGCCACGCTGAGGGTGCCCCAGACGGCCACACTCAGCACCGCCAGCAAGGCCAGGGCCAGCAGGATCTCGAGGAGCGTGAAGCCGCGCGCTTTCATGGTGCGGGCGGTGCCGCGGTGAGCGGCGGTGCCGGCCGCAAGGTTTCGAACTGCGCGTGGTGGCCATGCCAATGGAGTTGCAAGCGGATGGCGAGCAAGGGACTTCCACCCTGTGCGAAGTTCAATCCGGGATCCTCTGAAGCGTACCAAGGCGCAATGGTCATCTGCCAGGCGTAGCCTTGCTGCGTTTGTCCTTGGTACGCGCCGGGTTTCAGGGGAATGGGTCCACCGACTTCGGCCAGCAGCGAGCGCGCGCGCAGTGCCGCGCCGGTCGCGCCTTCGGCATGCAGATCCAGTTCGGTGGTCTCGCGCAGCACCTGCAGCAGGATGACCAGCCCGATGGCGGCCAAGGCCAAGGCGCCGATCATCTCGATCAGCGTGAATCCGCGCGTGCGTACCTCAGTGTGTTGGTAGCGCATGGACACGGACCTGCCCGGTCAGCCAGGCGATTTCCACGGCCCAACGCTGGTGCCCGCGCGCCAGAAGAACTTGGCCGCCGGTCGAGGTTCCGTTGGGAAAGAACCGGATGCCGGCTGTGGACGCCGTGACCTGCTCATGCAGCGCGGTGGTGACTTGGAGTGCCGTGCCCGTCGGCAAGCTCGCATGGGGCAATCCGGGGGCCTGATAGCCCGGATGGGCCAGGTCCAACTCCAGTGCTTCGCTATGCCGTTGCGCCATGGCTTGTGCGCGGGTCCATTGCAAGGCTGCGGCGAGATCGTGTGCGGCTGTCGGCAGCGCGTTGCGACGCAAGGAGCCGCCCAGCGCCATGCCGCCCACCGCCAAGGCGATGCCGAGCAGCACGATGACCGCCATCAGCTCGATCAGCGTGAATCCATGTTGTCGCACGCGGCCCACGGCTACTGCCAACTGCCGACATCCTTGTCGTAGCCCGTGCCTCCGGGTTTGCCGTCGGCCCCATAGAAGATGAGGTCATATGGGCCGTGCTTGCCCGGTACCCGGTAGCCGAATGCATGGCCGAAGGGGTCCACCAGTTGCGAGGGCTTCAGGTAGGGCCCTTGCCAGTCCGGGGTACTCGGCGGCGCCTTGAGCAGCGCCCGCAAGTCAGGGGGAGGCGATCCGTTGTCGAGGTCGTAGTTGCTGATCGCCTGCTCGATGACCGCCAGTTGCGCCTTGCCAGCGTCGTAACGGCCCTTCTCGACGTTATGTCCGACCGCCTGCACCACGATCACGGCCACGATGCCGAGCAACACGATGACCGCCAGCATTTCCATCAGGGTAAAGCCGCCGGATCGCGCGGGTGTGCGCGGGTGACTTGCCCTGCCGAAGCGGGTCCGGCGACGCAGGCAGCCTGCGGCGCTCGAAACGCTCTGCCGCACGCGTGACGATGGAACTGGATTGAACGTGCTGCTCGATGCCCTTGATGGGAACACGACACTCTCCCCGAAGAATCCTTGGCCCCAATTGATCAATGAATGCCGCTGGTGAGGCTCAGCAGCGGCAGCAGAATGGCCAGCATGATCAGTCCGACCAGAAACGTCATCAAGACCGTCAAGGTCGGCACCAGCGCCGCCAGCAGACGATCGATGGTGCGCCCGGCATCGGCTTCGAACGTGTCCGCCAGTCGCAGCAGCAGGGCATCGAGCTCCCCCGACTCCTCGCCGACCTGGATCATCGCCAGTGCGACGCGCGGCACCCAAGACGCATGGGTGAGCGCTGCGGCCAGCGCATGCCCATCGCGGACGCGCTCAGCCGCCTGCTCCACGTCCACGCGGATGGCGCGGTTCGTGGCGACCTGGGACGCGATGGCCAGCGCCGACAGCAGGGAAACCCCGTTGCCGGTGAGTGTCCCGAGCGTGCGCGCGATGCGTGCCATTTCGATCTTGATCAGCAATGGGCCGAGCACACGCATCTTCAGCAGGCGGCGATCCAGTGCGAGGCGCGCGGCGGGATTCTTCAGTCGTTGGGCGGCAAGGATGCTCAGCGCGACCAGACCCAGCAGGACGGCCCAGCCCCACTGCTGCAGGAACTGCCCGAGTGCCAAAACGCCGACCGTGATCCAGGGCAGCGGCACGCCCATGCCCGCGAAAATGGGGACGAACGACGGTACGACATAGGTCAACAGCAGGATCAAGGCCCCCAGCACGCCGACCAGCAGGAAGGCTGGATAGACCAGGGCATTCAGAACGGTGCCGCGCAAGGCCACGGTGCGCGCCAGATGGGTCGACAGACCGGTCAGGGCGGTGTCCAGATGGCCGCTGGCTTCGCCGGCGCGAATCAGGCTGGTGAAGAGCTTGGAAAACACCGCGGGCTCCGCATCCAAGGCGGACGACAACGTTGCTCCGCCACGCACGCGCTCGCGGATGCGTTCGATCATGGTCCGCGCCGAGGCGGTCTCCGGCAGCTCGATCAGAAGACCCAACGCGCGATCCAGGGGCTGGCCTGCGCGCAGCAAGGTGCCCAGCTGCAGCGCGAACTCGGCCTGTCCGGCCAGATCCAGGGTGCGGGGCCGGATCCAACGCGCTAAGCCTCCGCCCCGCGCCACGGCCGGTCGGGCCTCCAGCGGCATGTGCCCTGAATCGTGCAGGCGCGCGAGGGCGTCCTCGATGCTGTCGGCCTCGATTTCGCCGCGCTCCAGCGCACCGCTCGGAGCGACCGCACGATAGCGGAATCGCGCCATCAGGACTCCTGCGTGACGCGAAGTACCTCTTCGATCGTGGTCTCGCCGG harbors:
- a CDS encoding type II secretion system protein GspK — protein: MRHRGFALLLVLWAMAILALLLGAYGLQARSAALAAETTLARTQAHAAAEAGAMIAVAALQTPNTAARWIPDGRRYVVAFGGFVLHLRCTDVSGLVDLNSASQDTLRGLFQAAGAPPTNADVLARAIIRWRHVPLQIGMLAPASDSRGHGPFVTLGGLRGIPDISGALFRRIEPSLTLWSGRPSPNPRFAPALVRGAVHSGSDQTMISQLSSLPSSIQGARAFSGNWGSGVVRIDVAAIRASKRVDRFQTTVRLIPGDAAALRDRVLDWGRD
- a CDS encoding type II secretion system F family protein, translated to MARFRYRAVAPSGALERGEIEADSIEDALARLHDSGHMPLEARPAVARGGGLARWIRPRTLDLAGQAEFALQLGTLLRAGQPLDRALGLLIELPETASARTMIERIRERVRGGATLSSALDAEPAVFSKLFTSLIRAGEASGHLDTALTGLSTHLARTVALRGTVLNALVYPAFLLVGVLGALILLLTYVVPSFVPIFAGMGVPLPWITVGVLALGQFLQQWGWAVLLGLVALSILAAQRLKNPAARLALDRRLLKMRVLGPLLIKIEMARIARTLGTLTGNGVSLLSALAIASQVATNRAIRVDVEQAAERVRDGHALAAALTHASWVPRVALAMIQVGEESGELDALLLRLADTFEADAGRTIDRLLAALVPTLTVLMTFLVGLIMLAILLPLLSLTSGIH
- a CDS encoding prepilin-type N-terminal cleavage/methylation domain-containing protein → MKARGFTLLEILLALALLAVLSVAVWGTLSVATRAVRSGGKQVDARLQVDAVQAVLREEIGRALPLTWTVGPQGRPLTFFGGPQGMAFAGTLPAALGVAGPQRIQVSFLNRAAASTESGRLVIGFAALRIGHPPTPTGTPQVLLPLATGALAYQGLNPQGHPTGWLTHWPWPWRLPQRVRIAIHNPLWPTEVIALHLDPEATQFANGLYARKNAS
- a CDS encoding GspH/FimT family pseudopilin, producing MAVAVGRVRQHGFTLIELMAVIVLLGIALAVGGMALGGSLRRNALPTAAHDLAAALQWTRAQAMAQRHSEALELDLAHPGYQAPGLPHASLPTGTALQVTTALHEQVTASTAGIRFFPNGTSTGGQVLLARGHQRWAVEIAWLTGQVRVHALPTH
- the gspG gene encoding type II secretion system major pseudopilin GspG; translation: MRRRTRFGRASHPRTPARSGGFTLMEMLAVIVLLGIVAVIVVQAVGHNVEKGRYDAGKAQLAVIEQAISNYDLDNGSPPPDLRALLKAPPSTPDWQGPYLKPSQLVDPFGHAFGYRVPGKHGPYDLIFYGADGKPGGTGYDKDVGSWQ
- a CDS encoding prepilin-type N-terminal cleavage/methylation domain-containing protein, with product MRYQHTEVRTRGFTLIEMIGALALAAIGLVILLQVLRETTELDLHAEGATGAALRARSLLAEVGGPIPLKPGAYQGQTQQGYAWQMTIAPWYASEDPGLNFAQGGSPLLAIRLQLHWHGHHAQFETLRPAPPLTAAPPAP
- a CDS encoding IS1634 family transposase, producing MFVKLTRSGSRNYVKLVEAYRDDHGVSRQRVVATLGRLEQVRTGAADALIRGLHRVIDGEEPQAPSVRFAPALAVGDTWMLHALWHKLGWDAAFRRVLRNAHGAFDAERLLRVMVFNRLSDATSKLGVLRWLEGTRVPEVDSASVTHQRLLRTMDTLAERSEAMQRTLAALLRPLVDQDLSIVFYDMTTIGIEGHSEMPGEIRQFGLSKDGGIRRQVMLGVVQTAEGLPIAHRVWEGNTAEAPTLHAVVDEILALYPVKRVVLVADRGLLSLDNLEWLQTVRIGKTAQPLEFILAVPGRRYGEFNEILGAVQAEHGVQAKAEVIGETAWQGLRLIWAHDPQAAAQQSAARRQTIEMLTQQAERRAGKLDAQDAGAAFKGRRLSDSGAKAWLFRAVSDAHLGSIIKVDLQSDRFAYTEDEAALKRAELNDGKLLLVTNTSDLDPAEVIARYKSLADIERGFRVLKSEIEIAPVFHRLPERIRAHALICFLALVLYRLLRMQLKASGSAYSPERALEIARHIQLHQVRIAGQGTASGLTDLSPEQLALFDQLQLGIPSQEPFDIAL